TATACGGAATAATTTTTTGAAGAATACTGAAGGGGCAAATGCCTCTTTGTAACTTGCATCTAAAAAAGAATGGAGGGTTGCACGGTTTATGAAACGGACGATTCTGACGATTGTAGTTCCTTGTTATAATGAGGAAGCAGTACTAGTAGAAACCAACAAAATTTTACTTAAATTGATCAAGGAACTGATCGCAACACAACAGATTGCAAATAATTCCAGAGTTTTATATGTGGATGACGGAAGCCAGGATCAAACTTGGTCAATGATTCAAAAATTTTCATTAGAAGAGGAATGTGTGACAGGGTTAAAGCTTAGCCGAAATTTTGGGCATCAGGCGGCTATCCTTGCAGGGCTGGATTTGGCTCTTGATAAAAGCAGTTGTATTGTGACCATTGATGCAGATCTGCAAGATGATCCTGCAGTAATCAAAGAGTTTATTTTAGCCTTTAATAATGGCTATGAGGTAGTTTATGGCGTACGTAAAAAGAGAGAAACTGATACATTCTTCAAGAAATATACAGCGCTGCTTTTTTATAAGCTGATGAATTTGTTAGGGGTAGAATTAGTACAAAATCATGCTGACTTTCGTCTGCTGAGCCAGCGAGCTTGTAAACAGTTAGTAAATTTCAAGGAAACGAGCATCTTTGTTAGAGGGATCGTTCCGCTTTTAGGATTTTCTTCGACAAAAGTTTACTATGATCGAAAAAAAAGGGAAGCAGGGGAATCTAAATATCCACTAAAGAAAATGATCAGCTTTTCAATTGAAGGGTTGACCTCTTTTTCAATTGCACCAATCAAATTTATTTTATCTTTAGGGATGATTTCACTTGTGGTGGCAACGATTATTACGATTTATTCTCTTAGCAGAAAAATAATAGGTGAAACGGTATCAGGTTGGACATCAATGATGATTTCATTATGGATTTTGGGTGGTCTACAACTGATTTCGATCAGTATAATTGGACTTTACATAGGGAAAATTTTTATGGAAGTAAAGCATCGTCCTAGATTTATTATTGAACAAGAGAGTTTTTCGGAGTCGTTTGATTAAGTAAAAGAATTATTTTTCAGTGAATCGAGGTGGTAGGAATGAAACGAAAAAAGAATTTAATTTATAATGAATATGTACTTGTCTGTTTATTCGCTTTAGTAATTGCAGGTCTTTTTATAATGCCCTTCGTAAGTCGAGGTTATTTGGTTTATGGAGATGATTTGCATTATCAGTTGAGTAGGATAAAAGAAATCACAGGTTGGCTTCAAGATGGCAGTATGAACTTTCCAGGGATAAGTACGCGGTCTTTTTATCTGATTGGTTATGGCGTAAACCTTTTTTATCCATGGCTGACATTGACGTTATTCTCTAGTGTTAGTTTATTGATAAAAAATCCTGTAATAGCGATATATATAGGCTTTTATCTGTATACATTTTTTACGGCTTTGATAGCGTATTGCTGTATGAAGCGATTTAGTCATTCTTGGGTGTCAAGTGCGGCATTTTCAGTATTGTATACATTTTCTATTTATCGGACGATTGATGGATTCACGCGGTTTGCGTTAGCCGAATTTATTGCGTTGACTTTTTTACCACTGGTACTTTTAGGAAGTTACGAAGTTTTATTTGGGGATAAACGTTACTGGGTATTTGTTACCATTGGTTTTTCATTGATTGTCTATACGCATGTTCTTTCAGCTTTTTTAGCTTGTTTATATCTGTTTTTATTTTGGGGAAGCAGTTTGTTTTTTATGAAAGAGCGGGTTAAACGAACTCTGATACTTTTTTTTTCAGGGCTCGTTGCAGTCTTTGCTTCTGCAGGATATTTGTTCGGTTTTGGTGAAGAACAACTTTTTCAATCCTTCCTGCAACCCTCACCAATGAATCTTGTTGCAGATGATATTTCGGAATTAGTCTTAAGAAGTTTTTCTAATGATTTGATGCAGTCAAGCTTAGGTGGCGTATACAATATTGGGTTTATTTGTCTATTGATTCTTTTTATCGGCGTATTTTTCGTAAAAAAAATGACGAGGAACTATCAACTTATTTATGGTATCAGTATCGCCACATTTTTGCTGACTACAAGTCTTTTTCCGTGGCAGCTTTTACAGCAAACACCGCTATCTGTTATTCAGTTTCCCTTTAGACTAATGATATTCCCTACGTTATTTGCTTGTTTG
This sequence is a window from Enterococcus sp. 7F3_DIV0205. Protein-coding genes within it:
- a CDS encoding glycosyltransferase family 2 protein, translated to MKRTILTIVVPCYNEEAVLVETNKILLKLIKELIATQQIANNSRVLYVDDGSQDQTWSMIQKFSLEEECVTGLKLSRNFGHQAAILAGLDLALDKSSCIVTIDADLQDDPAVIKEFILAFNNGYEVVYGVRKKRETDTFFKKYTALLFYKLMNLLGVELVQNHADFRLLSQRACKQLVNFKETSIFVRGIVPLLGFSSTKVYYDRKKREAGESKYPLKKMISFSIEGLTSFSIAPIKFILSLGMISLVVATIITIYSLSRKIIGETVSGWTSMMISLWILGGLQLISISIIGLYIGKIFMEVKHRPRFIIEQESFSESFD